The following are encoded together in the Populus trichocarpa isolate Nisqually-1 chromosome 5, P.trichocarpa_v4.1, whole genome shotgun sequence genome:
- the LOC7468863 gene encoding rho GTPase-activating protein REN1 isoform X2, with amino-acid sequence MTTNKNTESSKGDGGPPPPPPPPAPGQLENLRFHGGNAIFKSGPLFISSKGIGWTSWKKRWFILTRTSLVFFRSDPSAIPQKGSEVNLTLGGIDLNNSGSVVVKAEKKLLTVLFPDGRDGRAFTLKAESSEDLYEWKTALENALAQAPSASLVMGQNGFFQNDQADGADGSLEQSKDKQPVKSLVIGRPILLALEDVDGSPSFLEKALRFIEDHGIKVEGILRQAADVDDVEHRIKEFGQGKTEFSPKEDAHVIADCVKYFLRELPSSPVPTSCCNALLEACRTDRGSRVNAMRVAICETFPEPNRRLLQRILLMMQTVASHKAANRMSTSAVAACMAPLLLRPLLAGDCEIESNFNVGGDGSIQLLKAAAAANHAQAIVITLLEEYEKIFSEGSMSPGLYSDSDECGSEDEEVTDDDESYVDDATEESDVYTDEDHDNASSGTSTQSGESGEDDPSDYEGSNDCSSGSKSPEPEADNDLKVEQKLSSCPVQTSSHQHDNVEKREDIPDQSNNSLTMQSNKSDDLSVDVSTETSLKNKTADHKASPDAKKPSTISNEPVRGKRPTVWGRTSAKKNLSMESIDYPIEDDVEIQKLEASKIELQNRISEEIKGNAILQAKLKKRKKALHDHRQALQQDVARLQEQLQKERDKRKVLEADLNTSRGPLQVPVTIDENIKAGLEEITQADANVANLKWKVNDLGAQLNQQHEQHSGSMHGLINQPMNASLHEAKWNDERKDAEATGTSQFRRPASKDMCTDGTETQQLDSAHSGNSRPVSSTNFKRSSTRSEGVNSTTSALTRLTTRLNFLKERRSQIANEIQNMDKGRGPDQNLEKSQGSEIPSFQKLEKDKELGKEGKPLQNSKKSTASDVQSLQDLDGGRYSEGVPPQSLQSEKSYIAGKGQPLVPPRINSR; translated from the exons ATGACTACCAACAAAAACACAGAGTCTTCTAAG GGAGATGGCGGTCCTccgcctccacctccacctccagcACCAGGACAGCTTGAAAATCTGCGTTTTCACGGTGGCAATGCG ATTTTCAAGAGCGGGCCgctttttatttcatccaaaG GAATTGGATGGACATCCTGGAAAAAAAGGTGGTTTATTCTGACACGGACATCACTGGTTTTCTTCAGGAGCGATCCG AGTGCTATTCCTCAAAAAGGGAGTGAAGTGAACCTGACCCTTGGTGGTATTGACCTCAACAATTCAGGCAG TGTGGTTGTCAAAGCAGAGAAAAAGCTCTTGACTGTTCTCTTTCCTGATGGCCGTGATGGACGGGCATTCACTCTCAag GCCGAATCTTCTGAAGATTTATATGAATGGAAGACTGCTCTTGAGAATGCCCTGGCACAGGCACCAAGTGCTTCTCTTGTGATGGGGCAAAATGGTTTCTTCCAGAATGACCAGGCTGATGGAGCTGATGGTTCCTTGGAACAGT CGAAGGATAAGCAGCCAGTAAAATCCCTGGTCATTGGCAGACCAATTTTACTTGCTTTAGAAGATGTTGATGGATCTCCATCTTTTCTGGAGAAGGCTTTAAGGTTTATAGAAGACCATG GAATAAAGGTGGAAGGCATCTTGCGGCAAGCTGCAGATGTTGATGATGTTGAGCATCGAATTAAGGAATTTGGACAGG GAAAAACTGAGTTCTCTCCGAAGGAGGATGCACATGTCATTGCTGATTGTGTCAAG TATTTCCTTCGAGAGTTGCCATCATCTCCAGTCCCCACATCATGCTGCAATGCACTGCTAGAAGCATGTA GAACTGATCGTGGCAGTAGGGTAAATGCCATGCGGGTTGCAATATGTGAAACGTTCCCGGAGCCAAATCGTCGCTTATTGCAGAG AATTCTTTTAATGATGCAAACTGTGGCTTCTCACAAAGCTGCAAACCGAATGAGCACATCTGCTGTGGCTGCTTGTATGGCTCCCTTGCTTCTTCGTCCCCTTCTGGCTGGTGACTGTGAAATTGAATCCAATTTTAATGTGGGTGGTGATGGTTCCATCCAGCTTCTGAAAGCAGCTGCTGCAGCTAATCATGCACAAGCCATTGTTATAACATTATTGGAAGAGtatgaaaaaatattcagt GAAGGTTCCATGTCCCCAGGACTGTACTCTGACTCAGATGAATGTGGAAGTGAGGATGAGGAGGTAACTGATGATGATGAGTCTTATGTAGATGATGCAACGGAAGAATCTGATGTATATACAGATGAAGATCATGACAATGCATCAAGTGGAACCAGCACTCAGAGTGGTGAATCTGGCGAAGATGATCCGTCTGACTATGAG GGCAGTAATGATTGTAGTTCTGGTTCCAAGTCCCCTGAACCTGAAGCAGACAATGATTTGAAAGTTGAACAAAAGCTGTCATCATGTCCAGTTCAAACCTCATCGCATCAACATGATAATGTAGAAAAGAGGGAGGATATTCCAGATCAAAGTAACAACAGTTTGACAATGCAGTCAAATAAGTCAGATGACCTGTCTGTAGATGTTTCTACCGAAACAAGTTTGAAGAATAAGACTGCTGATCACAAGGCATCCCCAGATGCTAAAAAACCTTCAACTATATCAAATGAACCTGTGCGTGGAAAGCGTCCAACTGTTTGGGGACGTACCTCT GCCAAGAAGAACCTTTCCATGGAATCCATTGATTACCCTATTGAGGATGA TGTTGAAATCCAGAAGCTGGAGGCAAGTAAAATTGAGTTGCAAAATAGAATTTCTGAAGAG ATCAAAGGTAATGCCATTCTGCAAGCCAAGTTGAAAAAACGAAAGAAGGCTTTGCACGATCATCGTCAAGCCCTCCAGCAAGAT GTGGCAAGACTACAGGAACAGCTGCAAAAGGAGAGAGATAAGAGAAAAGTTCTAGAAGCAGATCTTAACACTTCTAGAGGACCCTTGCAAGTTCCAGTTACAATTGATGAAAAT ATAAAGGCAGGTCTTGAGGAAATAACTCAAGCAGATGCAAATGTTGCCAATTTGAAGTGGAAGGTCAATGATCTAGGTGCACAGCTTAATCAACAGCATGAGCAACACTCTGGTTCTATGCATGGTTTGATCAATCAGCCCATGAATGCTTCGTTGCATGAAGCCAaatg GAATGATGAACGGAAGGATGCTGAAGCTACTGGTACTTCTCAATTTAGACGTCCTGCAAGCAAG GATATGTGTACGGATGGGACTGAAACCCAGCAGCTGGATTCAGCACATAGTGGCAACTCCAGACCCGTTTCTTCAACCAATTTCAAGAGGTCCAGTACAAGGAGTGAG GGAGTGAATTCCACCACTTCTGCATTGACAAGATTGACTACCCGACTCAACTTTCTGAAGGAACGCCGTAGCCAGATTGCAAATGAAATCCAGAATATGGACAAGGGCCGGGGTCCAGATCAAAACCTGGAGAAGAGCCAGGGTTCAGAAATACCTTCTTttcaaaaactagaaaaagataaagaattGGGAAAAGAGGGGAAACCGCTTCAGAATTCCAAAAAATCTACAGCATCAGATGTCCAGTCACTCCAGGACCTAGATGGTGGACGATATTCGGAAGGTGTTCCTCCGCAGAGTTTGCAAAGCGAGAAGTCCTACATTGCCGGCAAAGGCCAACCTCTAGTGCCTCCAAGGATTAATTCAAGATGA
- the LOC7468863 gene encoding rho GTPase-activating protein REN1 isoform X1 gives MTTNKNTESSKGDGGPPPPPPPPAPGQLENLRFHGGNAIFKSGPLFISSKGIGWTSWKKRWFILTRTSLVFFRSDPSAIPQKGSEVNLTLGGIDLNNSGSVVVKAEKKLLTVLFPDGRDGRAFTLKAESSEDLYEWKTALENALAQAPSASLVMGQNGFFQNDQADGADGSLEQSKDKQPVKSLVIGRPILLALEDVDGSPSFLEKALRFIEDHGIKVEGILRQAADVDDVEHRIKEFGQGKTEFSPKEDAHVIADCVKYFLRELPSSPVPTSCCNALLEACRTDRGSRVNAMRVAICETFPEPNRRLLQRILLMMQTVASHKAANRMSTSAVAACMAPLLLRPLLAGDCEIESNFNVGGDGSIQLLKAAAAANHAQAIVITLLEEYEKIFSEGSMSPGLYSDSDECGSEDEEVTDDDESYVDDATEESDVYTDEDHDNASSGTSTQSGESGEDDPSDYEMQGSNDCSSGSKSPEPEADNDLKVEQKLSSCPVQTSSHQHDNVEKREDIPDQSNNSLTMQSNKSDDLSVDVSTETSLKNKTADHKASPDAKKPSTISNEPVRGKRPTVWGRTSAKKNLSMESIDYPIEDDVEIQKLEASKIELQNRISEEIKGNAILQAKLKKRKKALHDHRQALQQDVARLQEQLQKERDKRKVLEADLNTSRGPLQVPVTIDENIKAGLEEITQADANVANLKWKVNDLGAQLNQQHEQHSGSMHGLINQPMNASLHEAKWNDERKDAEATGTSQFRRPASKDMCTDGTETQQLDSAHSGNSRPVSSTNFKRSSTRSEGVNSTTSALTRLTTRLNFLKERRSQIANEIQNMDKGRGPDQNLEKSQGSEIPSFQKLEKDKELGKEGKPLQNSKKSTASDVQSLQDLDGGRYSEGVPPQSLQSEKSYIAGKGQPLVPPRINSR, from the exons ATGACTACCAACAAAAACACAGAGTCTTCTAAG GGAGATGGCGGTCCTccgcctccacctccacctccagcACCAGGACAGCTTGAAAATCTGCGTTTTCACGGTGGCAATGCG ATTTTCAAGAGCGGGCCgctttttatttcatccaaaG GAATTGGATGGACATCCTGGAAAAAAAGGTGGTTTATTCTGACACGGACATCACTGGTTTTCTTCAGGAGCGATCCG AGTGCTATTCCTCAAAAAGGGAGTGAAGTGAACCTGACCCTTGGTGGTATTGACCTCAACAATTCAGGCAG TGTGGTTGTCAAAGCAGAGAAAAAGCTCTTGACTGTTCTCTTTCCTGATGGCCGTGATGGACGGGCATTCACTCTCAag GCCGAATCTTCTGAAGATTTATATGAATGGAAGACTGCTCTTGAGAATGCCCTGGCACAGGCACCAAGTGCTTCTCTTGTGATGGGGCAAAATGGTTTCTTCCAGAATGACCAGGCTGATGGAGCTGATGGTTCCTTGGAACAGT CGAAGGATAAGCAGCCAGTAAAATCCCTGGTCATTGGCAGACCAATTTTACTTGCTTTAGAAGATGTTGATGGATCTCCATCTTTTCTGGAGAAGGCTTTAAGGTTTATAGAAGACCATG GAATAAAGGTGGAAGGCATCTTGCGGCAAGCTGCAGATGTTGATGATGTTGAGCATCGAATTAAGGAATTTGGACAGG GAAAAACTGAGTTCTCTCCGAAGGAGGATGCACATGTCATTGCTGATTGTGTCAAG TATTTCCTTCGAGAGTTGCCATCATCTCCAGTCCCCACATCATGCTGCAATGCACTGCTAGAAGCATGTA GAACTGATCGTGGCAGTAGGGTAAATGCCATGCGGGTTGCAATATGTGAAACGTTCCCGGAGCCAAATCGTCGCTTATTGCAGAG AATTCTTTTAATGATGCAAACTGTGGCTTCTCACAAAGCTGCAAACCGAATGAGCACATCTGCTGTGGCTGCTTGTATGGCTCCCTTGCTTCTTCGTCCCCTTCTGGCTGGTGACTGTGAAATTGAATCCAATTTTAATGTGGGTGGTGATGGTTCCATCCAGCTTCTGAAAGCAGCTGCTGCAGCTAATCATGCACAAGCCATTGTTATAACATTATTGGAAGAGtatgaaaaaatattcagt GAAGGTTCCATGTCCCCAGGACTGTACTCTGACTCAGATGAATGTGGAAGTGAGGATGAGGAGGTAACTGATGATGATGAGTCTTATGTAGATGATGCAACGGAAGAATCTGATGTATATACAGATGAAGATCATGACAATGCATCAAGTGGAACCAGCACTCAGAGTGGTGAATCTGGCGAAGATGATCCGTCTGACTATGAG ATGCAGGGCAGTAATGATTGTAGTTCTGGTTCCAAGTCCCCTGAACCTGAAGCAGACAATGATTTGAAAGTTGAACAAAAGCTGTCATCATGTCCAGTTCAAACCTCATCGCATCAACATGATAATGTAGAAAAGAGGGAGGATATTCCAGATCAAAGTAACAACAGTTTGACAATGCAGTCAAATAAGTCAGATGACCTGTCTGTAGATGTTTCTACCGAAACAAGTTTGAAGAATAAGACTGCTGATCACAAGGCATCCCCAGATGCTAAAAAACCTTCAACTATATCAAATGAACCTGTGCGTGGAAAGCGTCCAACTGTTTGGGGACGTACCTCT GCCAAGAAGAACCTTTCCATGGAATCCATTGATTACCCTATTGAGGATGA TGTTGAAATCCAGAAGCTGGAGGCAAGTAAAATTGAGTTGCAAAATAGAATTTCTGAAGAG ATCAAAGGTAATGCCATTCTGCAAGCCAAGTTGAAAAAACGAAAGAAGGCTTTGCACGATCATCGTCAAGCCCTCCAGCAAGAT GTGGCAAGACTACAGGAACAGCTGCAAAAGGAGAGAGATAAGAGAAAAGTTCTAGAAGCAGATCTTAACACTTCTAGAGGACCCTTGCAAGTTCCAGTTACAATTGATGAAAAT ATAAAGGCAGGTCTTGAGGAAATAACTCAAGCAGATGCAAATGTTGCCAATTTGAAGTGGAAGGTCAATGATCTAGGTGCACAGCTTAATCAACAGCATGAGCAACACTCTGGTTCTATGCATGGTTTGATCAATCAGCCCATGAATGCTTCGTTGCATGAAGCCAaatg GAATGATGAACGGAAGGATGCTGAAGCTACTGGTACTTCTCAATTTAGACGTCCTGCAAGCAAG GATATGTGTACGGATGGGACTGAAACCCAGCAGCTGGATTCAGCACATAGTGGCAACTCCAGACCCGTTTCTTCAACCAATTTCAAGAGGTCCAGTACAAGGAGTGAG GGAGTGAATTCCACCACTTCTGCATTGACAAGATTGACTACCCGACTCAACTTTCTGAAGGAACGCCGTAGCCAGATTGCAAATGAAATCCAGAATATGGACAAGGGCCGGGGTCCAGATCAAAACCTGGAGAAGAGCCAGGGTTCAGAAATACCTTCTTttcaaaaactagaaaaagataaagaattGGGAAAAGAGGGGAAACCGCTTCAGAATTCCAAAAAATCTACAGCATCAGATGTCCAGTCACTCCAGGACCTAGATGGTGGACGATATTCGGAAGGTGTTCCTCCGCAGAGTTTGCAAAGCGAGAAGTCCTACATTGCCGGCAAAGGCCAACCTCTAGTGCCTCCAAGGATTAATTCAAGATGA